One segment of Microscilla marina ATCC 23134 DNA contains the following:
- a CDS encoding ribonuclease H family protein: MILTIYTDGACHPPSQTGAWAALIFAANNEEDTLLQGIVTHTTHQRMELTAAIEALYYAEKKAMPLSTVALYTDSQYVADLPTRRKKIVQGNFITKKGNLRQNTDLLQVFFGLLDRVEVELYKVKAHQKQGDLPNHNRRVDKWVRKVLREHLRS; the protein is encoded by the coding sequence ATGATTTTAACTATATATACCGATGGGGCTTGCCACCCACCCAGCCAAACAGGTGCTTGGGCAGCGCTAATATTTGCTGCCAACAACGAAGAAGACACCCTATTGCAAGGCATTGTAACCCATACTACCCACCAACGCATGGAGTTGACTGCTGCAATAGAGGCTTTGTATTATGCGGAGAAAAAAGCAATGCCTCTCTCTACAGTGGCGTTGTATACCGACAGCCAGTATGTAGCAGATTTACCTACCCGACGCAAGAAAATTGTGCAAGGAAATTTTATTACTAAAAAAGGTAACTTGAGGCAAAATACTGATTTACTCCAGGTTTTTTTTGGTTTACTGGATCGGGTTGAGGTAGAACTATACAAAGTAAAAGCCCACCAAAAACAGGGTGACTTACCCAACCACAACCGCAGGGTAGACAAGTGGGTACGTAAAGTATTAAGAGAACATTTGAGAAGTTAA